Sequence from the Equus caballus isolate H_3958 breed thoroughbred chromosome 6, TB-T2T, whole genome shotgun sequence genome:
ATTTGCCACAGATCTTTAGTGAATCCTGTGTGGGCcatcactgtctctctctctcttagtaTTTCTCTACCTGGGTCTTTCAGCCTGAGGTTCCCCCATGGAGCCCAAGTGGCCAGACTGGGAGTCACAGTTGGCAAGTTATGTCAGTGGCTCGAAATAAAACTGGCAATATAAGTGAAATTAATAATCACTTTTCTTTTACTCTGCCTTTGGAGACATTCTCTGGGAATTTTAAGATATCTAAGAACTGCTGCTTCATCAAACTCAAAGTCACATGTTTGTCTCAGGAGCAAAGAACTAGCATTTCCATATCACTGGTGTGCACATTAAGATTTTACTGCATAAGGGAGCTGTGGACAGGAGTGAGGTTGGAAGTTAGGAGGCAGGCTCTGAGAAAAAAGGGTGTTGGAAAAGGtcatcagaaatgaaaaggaaaggggAGAATTCGATCACTAAGCTCATCTATTCTTCTGTCATACCCTTGCAGATGAAGATAACTCAAGCCAGAGCCAAGAGCAAGAGCCTCAGAGACCACCTCCTGGAGGAAGACCACCTCCTGTAGGACGCCCACCTAGACCCCCTTCAGAGGATGTAAACCTAGGGGATGCTCCTGAGCAGCAACCACCCAGACCACAAGGCAATCAAaatcctcctcccccacctcctcctggagggccCCAGGGaccaccacccccaccagcaggacctccacctccagcccctcctgctgATGGAGACCAACAGGATGCTCCTGAGGAGAGAGGACCCCAAAGAGGAAGACGCCCAGAAAGATCCCCTTCTAAGGATGCTCCCCAGCAGCAACCACCCAGACCACAAGGCAATCAAaatcctcctcccccacctcctcctggagggccCCAGGGaccaccacccccaccagcaggacccccacctccagcccctcctgctgATGGAGACCAACAGGATGCTCCTGAGCAGAGAGGACCCCAAAGAGGAAGACATCCAGTAAGATCCCCTTCTAAGGATGCTCCCCAGCAGCAACCACCCAGACCACAAGGCAATCAAaatcctcctcccccacctcctcctggagggccCCAGGGACCACCACCCCCACCGGCAggacccccacctccagcccctcctgctgATAGAGACCAACAGGATGCTCCTGAGCAGAGAGGACCCCAAAGAGGAAGACGCCCAGAAAGATCCCCTTCTAAGGATGCTCCCCAGCAGCAACCACCCAGACCACAAGGCAATCAAaatcctcctcccccacctcctcctggagggccCCAGGGaccaccacccccaccagcaggacccccacctccagcccctcctgctgATGGAGACCAACAGGATGCTCCTGAGCAGAGAGGACCCCAAAGAGGAAGACATCTCGTAAGATCCCCTTCTAAGGATGCTCCCCAGCAGCAACCACCCAGACCACAAGGCAATCAAaatcctcctcccccacctcctcctggagggccCCAGGGACCACCACCCCCACCGGCAggacccccacctccagcccctcctgctgATGGAGACCAACAGGATGCTCCTGAGCAGAGAAGACCCCAAAGAGGAAGACATCCAGTAAGATCCCCTTCTAAGGATGCTCCCCAGCAGCAACCACCCAGACCACAAGGCAATCAAaatcctcctcccccacctcctcctggagggccCCAGGGACCACCACCCCCACCGGCAggacccccacctccagcccctcctgctgATGGAGACCAACAGGATGCTCCTGAGCAGAGAGGACCCCAAAGAGGAAGACATCCAGTAAGATCCCCTTCTAAGGATGCTCCCCAGCAGCAACCACCCAGACCACAAGGCAATCAAaatcctcctcccccacctcctcctggagggccCCAGGGACCACCACCTCCAGGGGGCCAGCCACAGCAGTAATATGGAATTCAATGGGAGGTATGATTCTATTTCACTCTCCATCAAAGGCCCTAATACCTACAGTTTCAAACTTCACTTTGCCAATGAATCAACTGGAAACATGTTGGAAGTGCAGAGTCCTAGGGCCCATTTATAAGGATTTCTCTTTGGATATTCTAAAATAGGgtcaagactttatttttaacaatctGTTCAAGGTAATTTCCATTTTGAGATACACTGCCATAAGTCTCAAATGTAGACTTTTTCCCCAAGATTACCTGTCTTAAAATGGGCTGGTAAAGAGGAACTAGAGCAGTGTCCTCCCTTTGGTCCTCCCTTCTGCTCCTCCTCAGGCTCACAGACTTCCCATCTCAAGTTTCCACTGGACCGCTCTTTGCTCTGTCCTGCCTCACAACAGGCTTCCTGGGTCCAGTGTCCCTGCTAAATGATACTTCAATTTTATACTGCTAAAACTTACatagtcttttaaatatttacttttaaattagtATATgctcaagataaaaaaaaataacactaacaGAACAGAGTGGTGTGAAATTAAATCTTAAAGGCTTGTCTCGCCCATCTCCCCACATCCTCCCCAAAACCAACCACTATAACACTTTTGAACATCTTCTTAGAATAATTTATGCTTATTTAAACATAaactaatctttttatttttgcaaatgaTATCTTAATATGCAGAATTAACATTGCTCATTTCAAATAACGTTTCTTAGAAAACTTCCTTTTCAGTTCATAGAGGTACAAGGCCCTGTTTggtcttttttgcttttgttttatgattGGACACTAATTCATTGTGTGGCTATGTCAAGATTTCTATAACCAGCCCTCTGCTAGTGGACATGTAGGCTGTTTCCATTTCTACTGTGATAGAATATGTTGCATCTttgtaaatatctctttgaaCATTTTCAATAACAAACAAAAGATAAACGCTCTGAGAATAATCTATTTCATTCATCTTCCAAGCGACTACTTAGGGCACATTATCTCCCAGGTgtgtaaaaaaaggaaacaaaaagaaattaggaaggaacagggagagcgagagagggagaaagatgggGTCCCACTTACTTCACTTCTGTAACTCCAGCAATGGATTAGAAACTACCTGCCATGTCTTGGCTTCTCTGTCAACTTCCTTTCTTGTTTATTTCAAAGGCTGAAATTGGGTCCAGGGACTCTTTCAACGGAATATAGTCACGAGACATGTAACCATGTTTCGGTCAACAATgcactgcatatacaatggtggtcccataagcttagtaccacatagcctaggtgcaTAGTaagctatgccatctaggtttatgcaAGTACATTCtaggatgtttgcacaacaatgttGCCTAGTCACTCATTTCTCAGAAGCGATTCttgttgttaagcgatgcatagtggtattattcagccttagaaaagaaaggaaattctgacacatgctacaacgtggatgaactgTGAAGAAATTATGCTATGTGagataagccaatcacaaaaggacaaatactttAGGATGTCATTTATAGGAGGTTCCTAGAGTAGTTGAATTCATGGGCTCAGAAAGTAGAATGAAGGTTGCCCAGGGCTGCAGAAGGAGACAatggagagttagtgtttaataggtacagattTTTccttggggaagatgaaaaatttctggagatggatagtggtaatggttgcacaacaatgtgaatgtacttaatgctacaaACCTGTGCTTAAAAATGTACGctggtaacttttatgttatgtgtgttttatcACTAAAAACTTTTTTAAGCGTTTTTGTTCTCTGATGTTTCTTTAAATTATGAATCTCGTTCCAAAGAAATTTGCTTTATCTCTATCACACAATATTTATCACATAATGATTTCACTGTTGTTCAGCTGTAAATTTCTTTCCTCATAATTTTTCTCTAACCAAAGGTTATTTTATACTATACTAAGTTTCAAGTAGTAGGGGTTTAAACTATCCTCTCACTATCGATATGAACTGTCATATTTTCAATGAATTCCTTCCTTAAATTTTATGCCTATGGTCGATTTCTAAGAATGATTCTTGGGTGCTCAAAATAATGTCTTCTCTACTTCTAGATAAAGttctatatgttatatatgttcaAGCTTAACAATATCACTtctatcttttcttatttttgcctgCTTCAACCATGAGCTTAGGATTTTAACATGCCGTCTACTCCCTTTGGTGTCTTTTGTTCCCCAACTTTACCACAGACTGTCTTGGTATCTTCCTCACTCAGTTTGTGATTAGTATGATTATAATTTCAAGGGAAAGGATTGCCTtttgagacaaaaataaatttactagGTGATTTTACTCACATTACAGCCCACGCAGCTCATTTTCACCTCTGGGATATAGCTCTCTTCTTTCTGGAGGCCTTCCTCCAGAAAGGGTTTTTAGAGAGGGTCTTCTGAGGACTTATACACTAGAGAATACATGTATTGTCCCCTCAATTTAAATGATAGTTCAATGGATATATATTAGATCTTGAAAGTCTTTCCTTCAATACGTTAAAGAAAAGTTACTACACTTCTTCTCTGCCTCCAGTGTTGCTGTTGAGATGTCTAATGTCaatctgatatttttattttgggtatgatcttctctttctccctagtcactgttaatattttctgaCTAACTCTCATGTTTCTAAGTTTCCTGTAAGCTGTTTTGTGTGGCTGTCCTTTTCTTGTTGCTCCTGTTGCCACCCCATGAGTTCTTTCAATGTTGGATCTTTCGTCTCGTCTTGTCTGCATGCTCAAATCATTCTCCTTCATTTTGTCTAAGGTTGCTCaggattttcatgtattttttgtaGTGAATGGTCTTTTCAGTTGTCTGGTTATTTTTCCCGTGCTCTCATGTTCCCCTGAGGGTATCAATTATATTGTGTGACAATGAGTACCAAGGAGTGGCCAAAGCACAGACTTAAGGTTTTGAGACTCCTGATGATTTTAAGAAGGTGGAGGATGTGCACTCTCAAGGAGGACATTCATGTCATGGAGTGGGACCAGCCCCTGTATGCTGACCCCCCACGAAATGACTGTTTACCTTAGGGAACTGCTATACCTCCACACCAACCATTGCTCCTTGCCAAGAACTTTTCTCGCTTAATTGTAACTCACTATCTTGTGGTATGGTAGACAAAAGAGTGAATAAATCAAAGTATCTCCCTTATCAGTGTTTCCCATCTATTCTCAACCTCAAGCTACTATTTTCACTCACACCATCTCATAACAATGTTCTATCTCTTTAAGCTTTCTCACAGTTTTTACTTTAGTTCTTCAGATCCAAATACTCTCCCCTCACTTCTATGGCATCTCCAGAATTGGATTAAGCAGAAAGCCAGGAACTGGATCTATTTCACATGTTATTTAAAAAGTCTCTGTTTTACAAACACTTTATTTCaacattgataaaaataaaataacttctaCCTACAGTGTTGCCAAGCATCAAATAAGTAACCACATGTGAAAGtggtttaaaaagcaaaaacaggggctggcccagtggcgtagtgattaagttcacacactccgcttcgacggctagggttcacaggttcagatctcaggcacagatccacacaccactcaacaagccatgctgtggcagtgtcccacagaccaaagaaatagaggaagattggcacatatgttagctcagtgacaatcttcctcaagcaaaaagaggaagattggcaacagatgttagctcacggccaaacttcctcaccaaatacAGTAAAATTACCTCACCAATGTGAATATAACTATTAGTAGGAGCAAAGTCATCATAGTTTGAATGCATTTGTCTTACAGCCGGGTCCAGTGGACAAGGAAAGTTATTtggctctatcttcaaaatatatccacaTTTGACCACTCTTCACTCTTCCTGCCGTCACCTTGGTGGAATGGTGGCTGGTCCAAGTCACCATTACCTCCCATGTAGATTATTGTGGAAGCCGCCTATGGGTCTCTCTTCTCCTGTTTCAGCACCCACAGAGTGATTCCAGTAACATATAGATCAGACCATGTCGGAATCCTGATCAAAACCTACCTGTGGCTCCCCATGTCATCATAGATCATTCATAGAGAGGCATACTTAATATTTTTAGCATGTCAATAACACAAAAAGCAATATACAGTCAAGgcagtccctatcaaaatctcaacagtatctttttgcagaaaaagaaacCTCTATCCTAAGATTCATACGGATACTCGAGGGACACCAAATACCCAAATAAtctgtaaaaagaagaacaaagttggaaatcATACATTCATGATTgaaaaacttactacaaagctgtgGGAATcactgtggtactggcataaagacagatatgGAGACCAATGCAACAGAATCCAGAGATAAACTCCAGATATATGTCAAATGCTTTTGGACAAGGGTGCCAAACCATTCAACAGCGAAAGGaccatcttttcaacaaatgttgtcAAGAaagctggatatccacatacaaaaaaatggaatTAGGACCTTACCTTGCACGATGTACAaagttaacttgaaatggatcaaagacctaaacataggAGCTAAAATTAGACAACTATTAGAAACCATGACATTGCACTTGGcgatgatttcttggatatgacaccaaaaatgcaggcaaaaagagaaaaggaaaatattaactgGAATTGATCAGAATTAAAAACCTCCACATCAAAAGGAAAACACCACAAAGTAAAAAGACCACCCAcaggatggaagaaaatatttgagaattaaaACTTTCTAAAGGTACTATAcgaaaaatatataaagaattactaCAATGCAAAAGGTAAACAGAAACACAACTCAATGACAAAATAgccaaaggacttgaatagacaattctcccaagaagacatccaaatggctaataagcatctgagaagatgatcaacatcactaaattatatgaaaattttaCTCAAAACTAAACTAAGATACCACCGCAAGCCCAttagaatgattttttttgaaaaagaaaacagaaaataacaagtgttagcaaggatgtggaaaaattgtaACACTTATACACAACTGGTAGGAATCTAAAACTGTGCAGTTgttgtggaaaacagtaaggcAGTTTCTAAAATCTTAAACATCAAATTACCAAATAtacagaaattctacttctgggtttatacccaaaagaactgaagcAGGAACTCAGACAGAAGTCTGTACAACCTCTGAGCAAAGAGTGGCATTACTCACACTAGCCAAagggtagaaacaacccaaatatccttcaCCGGGTGACTTTATAAACAAAGTGTGGTGTGCAtgtgcatacaatggaatattattcagccttaaaaaggaaggaaacttaggcttgaga
This genomic interval carries:
- the LOC102150893 gene encoding proline-rich protein 2, with amino-acid sequence MLLVVLSVALLALSSAHRPNYDDSYEVYADLISDEDNSSQSQEQEPQRPPPGGRPPPVGRPPRPPSEDVNLGDAPEQQPPRPQGNQNPPPPPPPGGPQGPPPPPAGPPPPAPPADGDQQDAPEERGPQRGRRPERSPSKDAPQQQPPRPQGNQNPPPPPPPGGPQGPPPPPAGPPPPAPPADGDQQDAPEQRGPQRGRHPVRSPSKDAPQQQPPRPQGNQNPPPPPPPGGPQGPPPPPAGPPPPAPPADRDQQDAPEQRGPQRGRRPERSPSKDAPQQQPPRPQGNQNPPPPPPPGGPQGPPPPPAGPPPPAPPADGDQQDAPEQRGPQRGRHLVRSPSKDAPQQQPPRPQGNQNPPPPPPPGGPQGPPPPPAGPPPPAPPADGDQQDAPEQRRPQRGRHPVRSPSKDAPQQQPPRPQGNQNPPPPPPPGGPQGPPPPPAGPPPPAPPADGDQQDAPEQRGPQRGRHPVRSPSKDAPQQQPPRPQGNQNPPPPPPPGGPQGPPPPGGPPPGLPPADGNQEDAPQQEPPQPGRHPARSPAEDDKPEDAPQQKPPRPQGNQNPPPPPPPGGPQGPPPPGGQPPQ